In Afipia sp. GAS231, a single window of DNA contains:
- a CDS encoding class I SAM-dependent methyltransferase, whose amino-acid sequence MRKSSEPSTQPHSIFKAFEHKAWQTVVDQYDAAFSRLTQQAIPSVFEVLDVRPGVRLLDAACGPGNLAAAALLLRAKVIGVDFSERMIERARTLHPDIEFREGDAESLRDFPDESLDVVAMNFGFHHLEQPENALKAIHRILKPRGRFAFTVWGREETVAGLSLPRRAVALLGDMDVLPPGPSPFHFSEPDNCREAFIRCSFADPQTRTVDQTWEFGSPEEYFEAILRSTARTSNLLQRQTPERLTAIRDHVCLAASAYRKAGKVLLPMPANLAWATKP is encoded by the coding sequence ATGCGAAAGTCATCGGAGCCAAGCACACAACCGCACTCAATCTTCAAGGCCTTTGAGCACAAGGCGTGGCAAACGGTGGTTGATCAGTACGATGCAGCTTTCAGCCGACTGACGCAGCAAGCGATTCCATCCGTCTTCGAAGTTCTCGACGTTAGGCCAGGCGTGAGACTTCTCGATGCAGCGTGCGGGCCCGGCAATCTGGCTGCTGCTGCGTTGCTGCTCCGGGCAAAAGTAATCGGTGTCGATTTCTCGGAGCGCATGATCGAGCGCGCCCGTACGTTGCATCCCGACATTGAATTTCGCGAAGGAGACGCGGAAAGCCTGCGGGATTTTCCGGACGAAAGCCTTGATGTCGTCGCCATGAATTTCGGCTTCCACCATTTGGAGCAACCCGAAAATGCACTAAAGGCGATCCACCGCATTTTGAAGCCGCGGGGCCGGTTCGCTTTCACGGTGTGGGGCCGGGAGGAGACCGTTGCCGGACTTTCATTGCCGAGAAGGGCTGTCGCGCTGTTGGGCGACATGGACGTTTTGCCGCCGGGCCCTTCCCCGTTCCATTTCAGCGAACCGGACAATTGTCGAGAGGCGTTCATCAGGTGCAGCTTCGCCGATCCGCAAACGCGGACGGTCGATCAGACTTGGGAATTCGGTTCGCCGGAGGAATACTTCGAGGCCATTTTGCGAAGCACGGCCCGGACGAGCAACTTGCTCCAAAGACAGACCCCTGAACGGCTGACGGCGATACGCGATCATGTTTGCTTAGCCGCAAGCGCGTACCGCAAGGCCGGCAAGGTGTTGCTGCCGATGCCGGCAAACCTCGCTTGGGCCACAAAGCCGTAA
- a CDS encoding IS110 family transposase, giving the protein MQITTIGLDLAKSVFQVHGIDAAGQAVVRKSLRRAQMLPFFAKLPPCLVGIEACGTSHHWARELIKLGHEVRLMPPAYVKPYVKRGKTDAADAEAVCEAVTRPTMRFVPVKSPEQQAALSMHRTRDLLVKQRTQLINMIRGLLAEFGVDIPKGLERALLMARQIVDGKAPEVPIEAAKIVTTLSQQALDIHVRLREIDRDLAVCLRGNDVARRLMTIPGIGPVGATALAASVTDPHQFRSGRQFAAWLGLT; this is encoded by the coding sequence ATGCAGATTACCACGATCGGCCTCGACTTGGCCAAGAGCGTTTTTCAGGTCCACGGCATCGATGCGGCCGGCCAGGCTGTGGTTCGCAAGTCGCTTCGGCGGGCGCAGATGCTGCCATTTTTTGCCAAGTTGCCTCCTTGCCTGGTCGGCATCGAGGCGTGCGGCACGTCGCATCACTGGGCGCGCGAGCTAATCAAGCTCGGTCATGAGGTGCGGCTGATGCCGCCTGCTTACGTAAAACCGTATGTGAAGCGCGGGAAGACCGACGCTGCCGATGCGGAAGCGGTTTGCGAGGCAGTGACACGGCCTACGATGCGGTTCGTGCCGGTCAAGTCGCCGGAGCAGCAGGCGGCGCTGTCGATGCACCGGACGCGCGATCTGCTGGTTAAGCAGCGCACGCAGCTGATCAACATGATCCGCGGTCTACTGGCCGAATTTGGCGTCGACATCCCCAAGGGGCTGGAGCGGGCGCTACTGATGGCGCGGCAGATCGTCGATGGCAAAGCTCCTGAGGTACCGATTGAAGCTGCCAAGATCGTCACTACGCTGTCACAGCAGGCGCTCGACATCCACGTCCGGCTCCGCGAGATCGATCGCGATCTGGCCGTTTGTTTACGTGGCAACGATGTTGCACGTCGTCTCATGACTATCCCCGGCATCGGGCCGGTCGGCGCGACGGCACTTGCCGCATCGGTAACCGATCCGCATCAGTTCCGCTCGGGGCGGCAGTTCGCTGCCTGGTTGGGATTGAC